The proteins below are encoded in one region of Paraburkholderia aromaticivorans:
- the bufB gene encoding MNIO family bufferin maturase produces the protein MSELLSQHAQRSLPQRAGVGLKAEHYRTILESRPDIGFFEVHAENYMGAGGPPHRFLSAIRGLYPLSIHGVGLSIGADRPLDRDHLQRLKALVGRYAPGQVSEHLAWSSHDCGFLNDLLPVPYTAQSLACVVDHIDQMQEVLGRQILLENPSTYLAFEESTYAETDFIAAVARRTGCGLLLDVNNVYVASVNRQINPFSYIDAYPLAAVQQIHLAGHAEEADEKSRLLLIDTHDRQVANVVWDLFARAIEQTGPIPALIEWDSNLPDWPTLKAEAERADTIIQAATQAASVGHVASRPQFTAAQHQLTEAHTQ, from the coding sequence ATGTCAGAGCTACTGTCACAGCATGCCCAACGGAGCCTGCCTCAGCGAGCCGGCGTCGGGCTCAAAGCCGAGCACTATCGTACGATCCTTGAATCGCGACCGGACATCGGCTTCTTCGAGGTTCATGCTGAAAACTACATGGGTGCGGGCGGGCCGCCGCACCGCTTTTTGTCGGCTATACGCGGGCTCTATCCTCTATCCATTCATGGTGTCGGCCTGTCGATTGGAGCGGACCGCCCCCTCGATCGCGACCACCTCCAACGCCTGAAAGCACTCGTCGGTCGCTATGCGCCAGGGCAGGTTTCTGAGCACCTTGCCTGGTCCAGTCACGACTGCGGTTTTCTCAACGACCTGCTGCCGGTTCCGTACACCGCACAGAGTCTCGCATGCGTCGTCGATCATATCGACCAGATGCAGGAAGTCCTCGGACGGCAGATCTTGCTGGAAAACCCGTCGACCTACCTGGCCTTCGAGGAAAGCACCTACGCGGAAACCGACTTCATTGCTGCCGTGGCGCGGCGCACGGGCTGTGGTCTTTTACTCGACGTCAACAACGTGTACGTCGCGTCGGTCAATCGGCAGATCAATCCATTTTCCTATATCGACGCGTATCCACTTGCGGCCGTGCAGCAGATTCATCTCGCCGGACACGCAGAGGAAGCAGACGAAAAAAGTCGCCTGCTTCTCATCGATACTCACGACCGTCAAGTCGCGAACGTCGTATGGGACCTCTTTGCACGGGCGATCGAACAGACTGGTCCAATTCCCGCATTGATCGAGTGGGACTCGAACCTACCCGACTGGCCGACGCTCAAAGCAGAAGCTGAACGGGCTGACACTATTATTCAGGCAGCCACGCAAGCGGCTAGTGTCGGGCATGTAGCCAGCCGGCCGCAGTTCACCGCCGCACAGCACCAACTGACAGAGGCACACACACAATGA
- a CDS encoding transposase gives MTRLARHYVPEQPQHVILQGFTGPAFLDEGDCLYFLACLADAARVADLAVHAWVLMPDAVQFLVTPSYESSVAMAMQAVGRRYVETFNRRHGRRGTVWSGGYSATVIEPDPYFLLASQVIDHAPVRNRLVAEPGNYQWSSYTHHIGLRVDSFIKDHPLYRALGNTPSERQQAYRDLGAQPLDERDVNNLMQSTLKGWVLGSAAYCEWAAQTANRRLMPLLLRDRLPKVGPTRALAHRG, from the coding sequence ATGACACGGCTTGCACGGCACTACGTCCCAGAACAACCGCAGCACGTTATCTTGCAGGGGTTCACAGGGCCCGCCTTCCTGGACGAAGGAGACTGCCTGTACTTTCTCGCCTGCCTGGCAGACGCAGCGCGCGTCGCCGATCTGGCAGTCCACGCGTGGGTACTCATGCCTGACGCGGTACAGTTCCTCGTCACGCCCTCATACGAGTCGAGCGTGGCCATGGCGATGCAGGCGGTCGGCCGTCGTTACGTCGAGACCTTCAACCGCCGCCACGGACGCCGCGGTACGGTGTGGAGTGGCGGGTACTCGGCAACAGTGATTGAGCCCGACCCGTATTTCCTGCTCGCGAGCCAGGTCATCGATCATGCGCCGGTGCGCAACCGCCTTGTGGCAGAGCCGGGAAACTACCAGTGGTCTAGCTACACGCATCACATCGGGCTGCGTGTCGATAGCTTCATCAAGGATCATCCACTCTACCGGGCGCTCGGCAATACACCGTCCGAGCGTCAGCAGGCTTACCGCGATTTGGGCGCACAGCCCCTTGACGAACGCGATGTCAATAACCTGATGCAGTCGACGCTCAAGGGCTGGGTGCTCGGCAGCGCCGCGTATTGCGAGTGGGCGGCGCAGACAGCCAACCGGCGTTTGATGCCCCTGCTGCTGCGCGACCGGCTGCCCAAGGTCGGCCCGACACGCGCTCTCGCACACAGGGGCTAG
- a CDS encoding BufA1 family periplasmic bufferin-type metallophore has translation MADYKTTTLVAGAFVAALAAMTATPASAQEFTAAQKKIQAEHTALVKSGKVEPCFGTAMKGQNDCYAGAGTTCAGTSTADYQGNAFKLVPKGTCTGISTPSGPGSLSPKA, from the coding sequence ATGGCCGATTACAAAACCACCACTCTCGTCGCCGGTGCATTCGTCGCCGCCCTTGCCGCAATGACGGCCACGCCTGCAAGTGCACAGGAGTTCACCGCGGCACAGAAGAAGATTCAGGCCGAGCACACGGCTCTCGTGAAGTCGGGCAAGGTCGAGCCCTGTTTCGGCACCGCTATGAAAGGGCAAAACGACTGCTATGCCGGCGCCGGCACGACCTGTGCGGGAACGAGCACGGCCGACTACCAGGGTAACGCATTCAAGCTGGTGCCCAAGGGAACCTGCACCGGCATCTCCACACCGAGCGGCCCCGGAAGCCTGTCTCCGAAGGCCTAA